In Nitrospirota bacterium, a genomic segment contains:
- a CDS encoding Glu/Leu/Phe/Val dehydrogenase, whose amino-acid sequence MHLDQNLRERLKLPERSLLVNVPVRMDDGTVKMFAGYRVQHDSSRGPSKGGVRYHPDVNLGEVAALAMWMTWKCALTGLPYGGAKGGVRVNPKQLSRAELQRLTRRYAAAIFPLIGPDKDVPAPDVGTDAQVMAWMMDTYSMQVGYAVPGVVTGKPLSIGGSLGREEATGRGVVDVTLEAMRHLKLDIQQATVAIQGFGNVGAHTARIMAEVGAKVVAVSDVSGGLYNAKGLHIPELLTWYRANGQTLSACTMGDRITNRELLALDCTVLVPAALSEQITKANAAKISCRILAEGANGPTTLEADQILTDKGVFVIPDILANSGGVIVSYFEWVQDMQRFFWNSLDIRDRLHEIITAAFHRTLQFSQQHGVTMRMAALMSGIDKVAQAHLARGLYP is encoded by the coding sequence ATGCATCTGGACCAAAATCTTCGCGAGCGGCTGAAACTTCCGGAACGGTCGCTGTTGGTGAATGTGCCCGTGCGGATGGATGACGGCACGGTCAAGATGTTTGCCGGCTACCGCGTGCAACACGATTCGTCCCGCGGTCCGTCCAAGGGAGGCGTTCGGTACCATCCTGACGTCAACCTGGGGGAAGTGGCGGCATTGGCCATGTGGATGACCTGGAAATGTGCATTGACTGGTTTGCCGTATGGCGGGGCGAAAGGCGGCGTTCGGGTCAACCCCAAGCAGCTCTCCCGCGCGGAACTGCAGCGACTCACCCGGCGCTACGCCGCCGCGATTTTCCCGCTCATCGGGCCGGACAAAGACGTGCCGGCGCCGGACGTGGGGACGGACGCGCAAGTGATGGCCTGGATGATGGACACCTACAGCATGCAGGTCGGCTATGCGGTGCCGGGGGTGGTCACGGGCAAGCCCCTGTCCATCGGCGGGAGCTTGGGACGCGAAGAGGCGACGGGCCGGGGCGTGGTGGATGTGACCTTGGAGGCCATGCGACACCTGAAACTGGATATCCAACAGGCGACGGTGGCGATTCAAGGATTCGGGAACGTGGGGGCCCACACGGCCCGCATCATGGCGGAGGTCGGCGCCAAGGTGGTGGCGGTCAGCGATGTGAGCGGCGGGCTCTACAACGCCAAGGGGTTGCACATTCCCGAATTGCTGACCTGGTATCGCGCGAACGGGCAGACGCTCAGTGCCTGCACAATGGGCGACCGCATCACCAACCGGGAACTCTTGGCACTGGACTGTACGGTGCTGGTGCCGGCGGCCCTCTCCGAGCAGATCACCAAGGCCAACGCGGCAAAGATCTCCTGCCGGATTCTGGCGGAGGGGGCCAACGGTCCGACCACGCTGGAAGCGGATCAGATTCTGACCGACAAGGGCGTCTTCGTTATCCCCGACATTCTGGCCAATTCGGGCGGTGTCATCGTGTCCTATTTCGAATGGGTCCAGGACATGCAGCGGTTCTTCTGGAACTCCCTGGACATCCGGGACCGGCTGCATGAGATCATCACGGCGGCCTTCCACCGCACATTGCAATTCTCCCAGCAGCACGGGGTGACGATGCGCATGGCCGCACTGATGAGCGGCATTGATAAGGTGGCGCAGGCGCATCTGGCGCGCGGGCTCTATCCGTAG
- the lipB gene encoding lipoyl(octanoyl) transferase LipB, translating into MSTPAALFNVGRLDYAQAWDLQHRLVEERAADRRPDTLLLLEHEPVFTVGRTGKDDHWKDLAAEGIPVHRVERGGSVTYHGPGQLVGYPILKLTDHCPGPKAYVGLLEEVVIRTLADWGITGRRVEKLPGVWIGGEPAEKIAAVGVRINKGITMHGFALNVNVDVTPFSRITPCGIAGCLVTSMAARLGGSADMPLVRRQVAEHFGRLFDLGWTEPDQAEAVLSAGVGGGRGLL; encoded by the coding sequence GTGTCCACACCCGCTGCGCTCTTCAATGTTGGCCGTTTGGACTATGCCCAAGCCTGGGACCTGCAACATCGGCTGGTCGAGGAACGGGCCGCCGACCGCCGTCCCGACACCCTGCTGTTGCTCGAACATGAGCCGGTGTTTACGGTCGGGCGGACCGGAAAGGACGACCATTGGAAGGACCTTGCTGCCGAGGGGATTCCGGTCCATCGTGTGGAACGGGGCGGCTCGGTGACCTATCACGGGCCGGGCCAGCTCGTCGGCTATCCGATTCTGAAGCTGACCGACCATTGTCCCGGCCCCAAAGCCTACGTGGGGCTTCTCGAGGAAGTGGTGATCCGGACCCTGGCTGACTGGGGGATCACCGGGCGGCGGGTGGAGAAGCTGCCGGGCGTGTGGATTGGCGGTGAGCCGGCTGAAAAAATCGCCGCGGTCGGCGTGCGCATCAACAAGGGGATCACCATGCACGGGTTCGCCTTGAACGTGAATGTCGATGTGACCCCGTTCAGCCGGATCACGCCTTGCGGTATCGCCGGTTGCCTGGTGACGTCCATGGCCGCGCGGCTCGGCGGGTCGGCGGACATGCCCTTGGTCCGGCGGCAGGTGGCGGAACACTTCGGGCGATTGTTCGATCTTGGCTGGACCGAGCCGGACCAGGCTGAGGCTGTTCTGTCGGCTGGTGTGGGAGGCGGAAGAGGATTGCTGTGA
- a CDS encoding sigma-54-dependent Fis family transcriptional regulator yields MDNSSAILIVDDEPDMRALLKDVLEERGHRVQVASNGREALKKLAEEEYSVVLTDIRMKEMQGIELLAEVKRTYPDINVIVMTAFGSVESAIEAMKQGAYDYLTKPVKTEELILVMEKALREASLRREVGRLRREVHKEYSFHQILGKSKPMQQVFDLIRRVADSPTNVLITGESGTGKELVAKAIHYNSERRDAPFVPVNCAAIPEALLESELFGHMKGAFTDAKGDKRGLFEEAQKGTLFLDEISELPLMLQAKILRAIQEREIRRVGATKSMPVDVRIIAATNLHLAEEVKAKRFREDLYYRLNVIEIHLPPLRERREDIPMLVEAFLKKCAEASHKNLRGMNETALALLMDYPWPGNVRELENVIERAVTLARGEKIVPDDLPPAIQGARGDRAVIDEAAEHVLPLADVEKEYILRILEKTGGNKYQAAQTLGIDRKTLYRKLAEIEERNRKS; encoded by the coding sequence ATGGACAATTCGAGCGCGATCCTGATTGTGGACGACGAGCCGGACATGCGGGCCCTGCTCAAAGACGTGCTGGAGGAACGGGGCCATCGAGTTCAGGTGGCGTCCAATGGCCGCGAGGCGCTCAAGAAGCTGGCCGAGGAAGAATACTCGGTGGTGCTGACGGACATCCGCATGAAAGAAATGCAAGGAATCGAACTGCTGGCAGAGGTCAAGCGGACGTACCCCGACATCAACGTCATTGTGATGACCGCCTTCGGCTCGGTGGAGAGCGCGATCGAGGCCATGAAACAAGGAGCCTACGACTATCTCACGAAGCCGGTGAAGACAGAAGAACTCATCCTGGTCATGGAAAAAGCCCTGCGCGAGGCCTCCCTGCGGCGCGAAGTCGGCCGGTTGCGGCGCGAGGTGCACAAGGAGTACAGCTTCCACCAGATCCTGGGGAAGAGCAAACCGATGCAGCAGGTCTTCGACCTGATCCGCCGGGTCGCCGACAGCCCCACCAACGTCCTGATCACCGGCGAGAGCGGGACCGGCAAGGAACTGGTTGCCAAGGCCATCCACTACAACAGCGAACGGCGCGACGCCCCCTTCGTGCCGGTGAACTGCGCGGCCATCCCGGAAGCCCTGTTGGAAAGCGAGTTGTTCGGCCACATGAAGGGCGCCTTCACCGACGCCAAGGGGGACAAGCGGGGCCTGTTCGAAGAAGCGCAAAAGGGCACCCTGTTCCTGGACGAGATCAGCGAATTGCCGCTCATGCTCCAGGCCAAGATCCTGCGCGCCATCCAGGAGCGGGAGATCCGGCGGGTCGGCGCCACGAAGTCCATGCCCGTGGACGTCCGCATCATCGCCGCCACGAATCTGCACTTGGCCGAAGAGGTCAAGGCGAAGCGGTTCCGCGAGGACCTCTACTACCGCCTGAACGTCATCGAGATCCACCTACCGCCGTTGCGGGAGCGTCGGGAGGATATCCCCATGCTGGTGGAGGCGTTCCTCAAGAAGTGCGCGGAAGCCAGCCACAAGAACCTGCGCGGCATGAACGAGACCGCCCTGGCGCTCCTCATGGACTATCCCTGGCCGGGCAACGTGCGGGAGCTGGAAAACGTCATCGAGCGGGCCGTCACGCTGGCGCGGGGCGAGAAGATTGTCCCGGACGATCTGCCGCCGGCCATCCAAGGCGCGCGCGGCGACCGAGCGGTCATCGACGAGGCGGCGGAGCACGTCCTGCCGTTGGCCGACGTGGAGAAAGAATACATTCTCCGCATCCTGGAAAAAACCGGCGGCAACAAGTACCAGGCGGCCCAAACCCTGGGCATCGACCGGAAGACCCTCTACCGGAAGCTGGCGGAAATCGAAGAGCGAAACAGGAAGTCGTAA